The following is a genomic window from Xenopus laevis strain J_2021 chromosome 2L, Xenopus_laevis_v10.1, whole genome shotgun sequence.
AATGCTGCAGAACCAGAAGATAATGTTCCTTCAGAACGCTAGAAGAGCCTGCTTTAATGAGATTCACTATGTTCTCATGACGATGAGGAGTCAAGAGGCTGAGGATCCTGCATTCTTGTTTGTACTGCTCTCTTTGGGCTGGTGGGAAGCACTTTATGACCACGTTTCTCCCATGAAAAATCCCAAGACTTAACTGTACTGACAAACCCTCTTCTTTGAGTGCCTAAAGACATGGACACCACAAAGGACTCATTAAAATAGCAATTAATGTGTAAGACaaattattttgttacattataCTTCCTACATCCTGCGTTATGCTATCATAACAATATCTGTGGTGGATCACAATGTCCACTGGATCTAgacactaatatacagtatatatataaaatataatataaaaaatagctTGTGTGCCCTTTTATGTCCTCTCGAAGGTAACTGATGACTGACTACACGTAGATTAGGGGGCACTCTGCATTGCAATTTGTGTTACAACCTCTGTTGCCTGCAATTATTGTTAAGTCTGCCACAGGTTTAAAATTTCACCAAATTTTGTAGTTCTTACAttagagaaaaataaagcaaGCTGCAGGCCTTCCTAATGTGTGTTCAAAGCTAGACTATGAATATTCGGAAGTTCATTCCAACCTATAAATACATGGGACACTAGCATACAAAAATGGTGCTGATAATGAATTCAGATTCTAATAAGATGTTATAATCACATCCCCTGggattttttgataaaaaaaaaaaaatgaaacaagagAGTTTATCTCTTAAAATATGCTTGATTTAATTGCTTTAAATGCCCGTTATTCCTTTCTTTGTTTTCAatttaaacatgttttctttttgttttcaattgttttttttgttacatacttgaaaatgtatgaattaaaagaaaaactaaaactaaTTTTGTGGATgagttctacaggtatgggagccatttTCCAAAAGCCCATTTTTCAGaatgttctgaattacggaaaggccgtctcccaaattttaaaaaatgatttcctattgctctgtaataatacaacagtaccttgtacttgattcaaactaagatataagtaatccttattggtggccaaccatattgtgtttatttaatgtataaatgatgtttagtcaacttaaggtatgaaaaaaaaaagaaagatcccttatacggaaaaccccaggtcctgagaattctggataacagaccccatactaGTACTAGATGATTAAAATGAGGGGTCTGCCATTttcagggcattttttttttcaaatgtaattgcAGATGTAAATACTGATTGTGGCCTTCTCTGTCTTGGTGATCCCTTGGTAAATTCTCCTTTttcttcggcctcgtgtttttatatggtcatgaaactcctcggtaacttataatatccttataatttacaagaggggtacgtTATTTACTATAAAAACATTTCTCATACACTCATACCTGGAGTATGGTGAGTCCATCCACTGGagctgtagggggtacattttcctcACCGTTGATCACATCCTGCAGCTCCAGTTCCTCCCCACTTTTTCTAATGAACTGGTCTACGTGTTTCCGTTTTCTCAGCACTGGACAGAAAACAGAATGAAAATAGAGAAAAGTATGATAAAACATAATGAAGGCCTGGCAGGGTCCATTTAACAAATGAATAACCGCCATGATAATATCAACATACCTATAATGATCCCAAAGACGAATAGAATCAGGGCAACCAAGAAAAGATAAGAATAATCACCTAGAAAAACAAGGAAAGTCATCTCCAGTAGAGAGGGCGAGGAAGGTACCAGTTTCTGACATGAAGTGTTTCCTTGGGTTAGGAATAGCAATTGGGAATTATTATGGTAACTCTACTGTGCTGTATGACATACTCCACTAGTTCATACAAAGAAAACCTGGGGTGGCCATGACTTTCACCTTTTGTTGCTGTGGGGAACAGGAAGCAGAGATCCCAGGATCATTAGTAAGGAATTAATGATTACAACAAGGCCATTTGATGAGATCATAGAATCATATAATGTGCCAGCCAGGGTAAATAGAAGGAGAAGCCATACTATTCAGGAGTGATACTGAAGCAGTTTGGGGGGGTAGCAATGTAAGTGCCTATTCACTGTGTCAGGGGCCCTAGCAGCTTTCTGCTGTCCTTTGTGCAATtggagggatgctgggagctgtagtttgaATACTGCTAGACTGGCCCAGGTTGGCAATACCTAACAATTTTACACAATAATTTTATTCTTTTACTCGCTGTGCTCTCATTTAATTATAGGGATACAACTAAGTATTATTTATTAAgggaaattaaatgtataaatacatgatTTACTGATATGAAGTGCTGCCATGACACACTGACATTACCAATCTTTGCTTGTGTATTCTCACATATTGAACTGACCAGTGTGTCCCATGCTTCTCTCACTGCAGCCAGAGTCTGTGGTCATTGCCTTACTGAAGCTGCTGACATTCCGGGCTTGCTCCCTCGCAGCTTCCATCCAATCACAGGAGACGTTCCGCTGAGCACATCCCTCCAGTTCAGCTTGTGCGGCTGATAAGAAACCAACTTAGAGCAACATGTTTCCTCCTCCAGAACCACCTGCGTTCACCAGTGATAAATCGCAATCCTAACCTTGTACGTAATCCCAACCCACATAAATACAAACCAGTAGTCATTTGGAGAGAAATATTTCAGACAATAATCTTTGTAGccggggctcatttactaacacaagtGTCTGTATAGTAACtacacagtaaccaatcagttactaGCTAAGTTGGTTTAGTGTAGTTAGAATAATCAAAGCAAATACttagttggttgctatgggtaactgaaCCAGTGCAGTTTTGTACCGTCATTAGTAAATAAGATTCACTGTTTGTGATCAGAGACACTGACAGataaaaacacttacatttttaagGTACCTGCCAACCAGACATCCTGACTCTATATCATCtgggccccaaaataaagaccTTATTCTGTGGTACTAGATGGAGTTCTAAATGACACCCATAATGACTTTTACCAtgcaagatgccatagacagtcattagtgggctggtggggggctgtttgggcctctgtgtgcttgaaatgccagggcctattttgcatcccagtctggacctgctggatatctttataacagagcatttgaCCACCGTATTCTGAGATTGTCAATGCAGATTAAGTCACTGCAGAATTTTGGTGCTCTTTAGGgaaatggggtaaatttatcaaagagtgaagttccgccactagagtgaaattccgcagctcacaattcatttctatgggattttgaaaggcatatttatcaatgggtgaaagttcaccctttgataaatacgcctttcaaaatcccatagaaattaatgtaaagtggcggaatttcactctagtggcggaacttcactattaacttcactctttgataaatatacctcaatAAGTaaatggatgcaccaaatccactattttcatATTCGGCCGAactccaaatcctttgtgaaagatttgaccgaatactgaACGGAATTTACATATAGTATGAGGGCAAAATTTTTActtgacaaaaagttacgtgattttaaggattcggatttggtttggccaggcacatggATTTGCCCAATTCCAAATACTTgacaaataccgaaccaaatccctaccaataagtaataaaaaaaaagcatcaagtgttcctaggtgcagtaacccacagcaaccatgAGATGTTTGCTTCTAACCATAGgctgctataggtgactagacctgtgtcatactttttgttttcttttaaataacccCAGAAATGTTGCGACCTGGGTTATTAGTGCAATGGGACAACATTTTCACAACTGACCCCCATTTACTATAAGAATCATTTGTAATTCCCTTGTCAGGTATTTATTGCTTGGAATGCAAACTGTCATGCTTCTGAGTGACAGAAGTGCAGCAGCATTGGCAGTACAAGTAAAGGACTGCTATGAAAATCTTTCTCTCTCGCTTATAGAGCTACTATTTGCTGAGGGGACAAAACATCCaaaattgccctgtgtgccattgcccttagctggattaaagaagaacaaaatgtTACAATACTGGTTGGCACCACCCAGTGAGGTTTATAGCTAACCCTCTGACCCATGTCAATGTGCATAACTATTGCACCGGCCAGGGGGTATGTAGGTATTTTCTCATCTTCCAACATAGACCCTCTGCCAGATGTCTAGTACGGTAAGCTTGGCACTATACTGCGATATACCCCATACTGGGGATAATTGGTTAACTAATAAAACATGGTGGCACAAcactctgcccttaaaggggtggtttgcctttacgTTTTCTTTTAGTtgtcaaacaaaacaaaatatttttcaaaaagcacaaaaaaatataataaagcaattgTAAATAGTCATtaatagtatttttttctgtatccctACTTCCTTATAAGTGTGCTAAAGCCTAGCAGGAACTGAAGTGCAGTGCAACGCACACCTCCCTAATGTTCAAATCTCTAAGAAATTGTGCCACCCTTTAGTTATTATATCTGTTAGTGTCTATTTAAGCTAACAATCACACACAGCATATTGTTCTGTATCCAGAAATGTGAATGTCAAAATGAAACACGCATTCCCACACTTCTTCGGTACCCACACCCTGCCAAGGCCTCCCCTTGTGCATAGCACCAACCACCACCCCaaggacctatatatatatatatatatatatactcacgaGAGATCATGGGTTGTTGGGGATGGGTAATGTTTGCATTGCACATGTCTGATGAACAAAAGCAGTGATACTGAGACTGGATTCTCACGGGGTTGCAGAGTGCTGACCTGCACACAGCATTTTTTGGATAGCAGCCTTTATAAACATGAAAATAAGACATGAAATATAAGTGGATGGACTGTGAGATTCCCTGAAATGCTGTTTTAGGTAACACATTAGGCAGGGAGGTCAGACTTTCCTTGTAGTGAACAAGAAGGCCAACATCCTCCACCATCTATGAGCTGGATGTAGAGGCTAGGAGTtgtcagaaataaaataattatagttGTTCACTATGTGTTTTGCATTAGGGGAATGCTATAAACACTGTTGCATTCAGAATCaaacatatatttcatatttgttttagaaagcaacgggaaattttatttttggtaaaaCAATGACACACTTACTTCCATTTTTTAATGATAACTTGGCCACAGCGGGCACTCTTTCCTAGAATCTACAGCAGATATTTCACTGTATCTTTGCAGAATAAGAGCCAGGGTAATATCCACACTTACAAACTACCCTACTGCCATATATTTCACTGTAAATTAAGAGAAGTGAAAGTAAAGTGCAATTCAAGTAAGGTATATATCCAGGGATCACTGTTAAACCTCTGCAGTTTTACCTAATATGTCTGGCTGAAGTTCCCCGCTGAACAGACTCCATAGACCCACGCAACAATTGCTCTCCTTGCAGTATATCTTTCCGGGTTCCTGAAGCTCCCCAAAGTTGGACACAGGGAAGCTGATACTGGAAGAGGAGCTCTCATATAATGCACAGGTGATGCCTTCAAGGTGTACAACTAGGGGGTGTGGAGGAGAATTCAGATAAAGCAAATTCCCAGATTATACCTTACTGCACAGCTAGGATGAACCTCACCTGGTAGGGTTAATGCAGAGCTGAGCAGAAGAAAGCCCAATAATAATTCGCCATGAGACATTCCTATTAGAAGTTTGGCTTCTGAGATCCTGGAGTACCTGCTTGTCCTTCACGATGGTTGATGTAACGGTTTCCTTCGGCCTAATATTTCTAAGGGCTTTCCGTCAGCTCAAACTCATCATCATGAGAACAATCTGTCTTTCTGCCTACTGCTGGGCTATCTACAGTTCCTGGCACAGCAGGTGGAGGAGTTACACAAGGGAGGAGGAAAGTCAGACAAAGTCAAGGATATTAGCTATGGGGCGTTTCTTAGTCCTTTGTACATGTTGGGGGAGTGATGCTTTGGGAACACAGCAAGGCAAAGTTGGACCCTAATATTAAAGAAGACAGAATGAGTGCAGGTTTTTATAAGCAAATGTATGTGATGCTGCTGGGTACTTTAGCTCTGTCCTTTCAGGCCAGCTCTTCCCACAGGCATGCTACATTCAGACCTATTACTATTGCTCTTCACTATGTCACATTTACTGTAACAGGGATTGTGCCAACAAGCATTAACTTTGAGCAAGTCCATCTTGGTGCCAAAGCTGTCAGGGCaaaaataatttatgtataaagatatttttccaaatttttttttagaaccaGTTCTGAGTGTTCACAAATGCTCCAACATTTTGGTCGGGAAAGTGCTTGACTTGATCTGCTGGAGCAGTGCTGTCCAGCTTCTATGGTGCCAAGAACTGGAATTTCTCTGGCCTATGTAGTGGAGGGCTAATAATGGAAGCCATTGTTGACTCCTGCCAGtttgtaaaccacacccactttaaagcacacccatgttatcacaagaactaTTAacaccatatccacattaatggcgGTAGCATactaaaaaaccaaatggttggtgctcactgcaaggaaatcacccatcactcatatgtgacaagagtttattaagtcatattaaaacatactctTAAATTAATTTGCCtactcctcctcccctgtggatagcacagcacccccagcacccccagcacataaataaacacattaggGACCCCCTAACAATGAGTTGCAAATGCTAACAATCCCAcaggccagatattggtcaggtagGCCATCTGATTTtcctatacacgggcagataagctgccaacttggacTAAAGGCCCCAAACAGGCAGCTAAAATCTGCCATGTAATGAACCAAGTGAACATCTTAAGTGTAGGTCTGAATCTgaggtgttaaaggggttgtccacctttgaattaaattttaggatgatgtagagagtgatactctgagacaatttgcaattagtttttattttttattatttgtggtttttgagttatttagctttttattcagcagctctccaggttgctttttaagcaatctgattgctagggtccaaactacccttgcaaccatgcactgatttgaataaggatgaacaataaaaactagcaacaaatgtacatttgtagacttacgaggcatttgtttttagatagggtcagtagccccatttgaaagctggaatgagtccgaagaaaaaggcaaataatgaaaaaactatatcacataaataatgaagaccaattgaaaagttgcttagaattggctattctataacctaaaagtcaaattaaaggtgaaccacccttttaacagtgcaggggccagttaatttcagtactgataccttaCACATAttaagcagacacagcagccaATGTGAGGGCTGCATAAGGTAGACCTGTCGGACAGCACTGTCCTAGAGTTAGCAGACTCCATTATTCCAGGCCCAGCCAGTGAATGGTAAATACCTACCTTTTTCCTCAGACTCCAGGACACATGTCCCCACTCTCATATAACATAGTGCAACGTGACAATCTTGAAGAAGATTACAGCCATTAACTGATGTGGTCTTCATCCAACAGAACTTTCAAACCACTCCAATTGACCAATCCCTAGTCAAATATTGATTGGGGAGGCTGTAGTTTTGGGTCCATATAGAAGTTAATAAGCTCCTAACTCTGCTAATGTCAGGCTGTGTTTGTCCAGGGAAACTATCATGAAGGGGACCCGTCACTAAAATTttttattccaaatcctattttatcaagcaaaatgaactttaattacactatatcaattattttaatcttgtttccttcggtctgggaattcataattatagcaacaggcaggagccattttgtggacactgttattaaggcaagccttgtatcatctcaaaaacttgtttgtgcaccagaatgggggacctgatgtccatccccatgccctggttacacaattaaatggtgaagagagagggggaatgttaggagagcagtgacatctagtaagtgctaaatggaaattgaaaataatttcctgccctcactctaaggggcagattcactaagagccgaatttgcgctagcgtctgcttcgctcacatcgcaacatttcgccaggcatagatttgccaggacaacgctaattcactaaaatccgaagttgcgtccagggcgctgaacgctggcgaagttgcgctagcgttactgcgccaagcaaagcaaagttagcgttgcctaatttgcatacggcaggaagttaaagttgaatggatgtatatgatgcagcaaatacattacacaagcccgggaaaccttaataaaataaactagagttgttatattgccctacacatgagcccagtgtatagtttatgtgccatttgttaggaaatgtaggggggaagccgggtaccccagaaaacatttacgatcttttgcagcctatcaccctgaaaaatgaaaagtcgccagagttttttgggactttgagaaattttaaactattttttgaggaactcctatctactctattgcacttcacttggtctgaggtggcgaaggcaagtctggcgcaaaaggtaacgttcagtaaaatccgcatcttagtgaatttgcgtagttaaatgagttaaatgagtttacaacagctatgaatgcttgaataaaaaaaagtgtttcatgtttaatttgaaacggacttttattatgcagctttttatgtctgggtgacaggttccctttaacttatggaaataagaaactttctaaatatgatcgCTAAAAACTCTGTAACATTTCAGAAATTTAGTTCTGCCAATTTTGCACTTATGGAGAAAATGCTTGCATGTGTCTGACATGTGCCCTTTGTGTGCAGTGCCAAGTGGATACTGTTCCTAAAACTGCAAGGTCTGGCCTTAATATTGGACCTGTTTAGGGCTATTTGGGCCCTTGTGTACTTATAATGCCAGGGCACATTTTGAAACTCATAACCGACATGGTAATTGTAATTGAGGTGGCATAATGTGTAAATGGTGGAAACGTCTGGTATGACCTTAACCTAATcatctaggcaaagggagcataGACCAATGATAAATTGGTGCTAACAGCCAATCATCTCTGATACAAAGCCTACATATAGGGAGATTTCTGAGAGGGGGATAGGGAAAGTAACATATTCTTTCAGAAACAgagttgttatttttattttatatttagaaacTTACTTATTTCTGTGAAATTAAGCTTATATACAGGGGTGATCCAATATAATAGGGGTATTTCTgttatgttaggcaggatttaaaagcttatataatgGAGAAGACGATGTTAGAAAACGAGGGGGCTGAagccttatgggtggagttcttcactgattgtaaagagaCCAGCCAATTAATTGTAGAGTttactatagaccccctaatgtaagtaaaagaggaggaggctaagctcctgatgcaaatagaaaaggctgttagtttggggaaagtaatgataatgggggtttttaattacccagatactgACTGGAGCATCACTACTGCCAGGTCTTGTTGCAtcacaattttatggcacaggttgttgagacgtcaaccagaaaaaaaaattctatactgGATCTAGTAATCTCTAATgacatatagcaaatgtgcaagtaattgaacccctgggcaatagtgaccataatatgattttatttaatgtctaatacaaaaaaatatatacactggggcaacataAATTGATGACTGAATTTCAGAACAGCAAATTTTAGTGCTTTAAGGTCTGCTCTTCAGAGCATCGATTGGGACATTATGTTTACTGCTAAAAACATAGAACAGCAATGCTGTcacttaaaatgatattaaatcgttccagttctcaatttatttccttTAAGAAGTAAACGTAGAAGCACCAAGAAGAAGAACCACCCTATAGAGTtcagagttcccagacccacctcatagctgcactgttggctcagctcaatctagtcagtggctgactcaggatatggttcataaagctttaataaaaaattaatgtgaacaaggcaccagggccagatggtatacACCCACTGGTTTTatgagagcttagttcagttttagactggcctctatttctgattttctcagactcgatttcatctggtatggtacctatggattggagaaaatctgatgtcattccaatattaaaaaagggattacgatctcagtctggcaattataggccagtaaatttgacatctgtggtgtgcaaattatttgaaggcttgttaagggatcatgttcaaaatgttgtcctagtgaatagcattatgagcagcaatcagcatggctttctGAAGGATAGGTTCAGAGCAGTGcaggacctcgcacaccctgcaGAATGAAAGAGACGCCTGATGCACAaaggtagaggctcggccacctcacagCAAGGAACAACAAGAAAAATACGATTGCACGCAGGACTGCAGGAAATCttccaatttttatttcaaagcagacGTTTCGGGGAATAAAACCCCTTtgcaaagtgcaagtgcaaaaataggcAACTCCTGCCCCCTGACTCCCCTGGATTAACTAGTAGTTAGGTagtttatatatagatttaaaaggttgaacttgatggacgtgtcttttttcaacctaatttgctatgttactatgctgggttgctagggtaaacttgaccctagcaacagataaatgcagaacaaaaagctaaatcatttaaaaccACAAAACACTTTAAAAACGAAGACacattgccaattgtctcagaatatcagttttTGCCTTATACTTAAATCCGATTTGCAAGTGGAGTGTCCTTTAAACCTCCTACAAGTCGGTCAGCTCCACATAATTTGTTCTTTGTTCCTTCCTTTACAGCCATTAATTGTCACCGGAGCCCCTCATTTGTCTCCAAATTGAGTGTGAATAAACCACTTTTCATACAGGGTATGGGATATATAAGTCGCCTCAGAAATTGTTGAGACCCTCAGTTGGACAGGTGCAAACAAAAGTTGCGCCCCTGTCAATCTTACACCTCAACAAGTGAATAGCGCGTAGGTTGCGCCACCATATTGCGCTAAATCATTAGAGTCCAGCTGAGTCCAATAAACCAATAACTTCCCTCTGGGCGGGCTCGGTCCATGTGTATAAAAATATCCAGAGAGGAACAGGAGCGTGCAGACAGGATGCCTAGGAGGAGACAGGTAACGTGAGGCTACAGGAAGCCATTTTGTTTATGCgctttggtttttattttgtttctcgcCGGATTATCAGAGCTTTCAGAGTGGGACTGTAAAGTGCAAGGCTCTGTATTAAACAACTTTGGGTTCCTTCCCAGACGGATCGCTATCTTGGCCATTGTTGCTCACAGATTATGTGCTATTCAATGGCTGCTAGCTA
Proteins encoded in this region:
- the LOC121400055 gene encoding anti-Muellerian hormone type-2 receptor-like — protein: MSHGELLLGFLLLSSALTLPVVHLEGITCALYESSSSSISFPVSNFGELQEPGKIYCKESNCCVGLWSLFSGELQPDILGCYPKNAVCRSALCNPVRIQSQYHCFCSSDMCNANITHPQQPMISPAQAELEGCAQRNVSCDWMEAAREQARNVSSFSKAMTTDSGCSERSMGHTGDYSYLFLVALILFVFGIIIVLRKRKHVDQFIRKSGEELELQDVINGEENVPPTAPVDGLTILQALKEEGLSVQLSLGIFHGRNVVIKCFPPAQREQYKQECRILSLLTPHRHENIVNLIKAGSSSVLKEHYLLVLQHYPKGSLRSYLTHCTTNWTKACQMATSLAKGLAFLHADIWKEGTYKPPIAHRDLSSENILVTADSLCVISDFGLSVVLEGQKIMKRNTEDPAISMTGTLRYMSPEMLDGSLNLVLWELALTQADVYSLGLLLWEIFSRCNDLYADQSAPEFQVVFLEELGPNPTLHELQSLIVVNKRRPQLPWGTNIKLVGALWETLEDCWDPDSEARLTAQCAEERLNNLCNPQCSNSYWVD